GGTCAGTTAATGCCACCATTTTCCTATTATATTCAACACTCCATTGCAAACGCGCATGCGCAATGAATGACTTATCGCTGTATGCTGAAGAGTGTTGGAttttggtgtaaattctatGGGTAATGCGGCCAtttcagcaaatttactcatgCGCTTTCTACGTCATCACAGAATTTCGCTAAAGAATATCAATGCTCATTCTGCTGTGCCAAAAGGCcgcttttcattttttgcacAGCTGCCTACATCGCAACTTTAAAGTGTCGTGTTGGTGAGGAagcattagagcagttttcaaatgactgtcgaaagtaatgacgtgattgcgattgctacacttagtgattggcgTAAGAGACtcccgccagtttttcaaccaatgggaatcaaaaccaaaaccaatcgcaccatgtacgcgtgatttttcccgcgcttcgagcgagttacaggtagtaactaggaattgtgattgggtCATCGCGCTGcgtgctcctgttgtgattggttggagtaattgctttggttttggtttttcgacagtcatttgaaaaccgctctagcCCTTAGCTGACAAAGTCCTCACCTTTGAAATGTCAGCATCGTGATCTTTTTTACATGGACACTCGACATAATTTGCtcacaactgcgaggatcagTTGCACTGAAATTGTTCCAATCCGCGGATCGCAGTTCAAGTACacgaatttcatgtatttattacatcatttacctttgaaaattattcaaagatggcgcgctggatatgaagtgaAAGATAACAAACGAGGCGCgtcattttatatccagcaagcccgagtagaataattgttttattgaaaacTCCAGGATCTACAACCCTACCATGTCGATTTTATTCCGGTCCGAAACAGCTTTTGTTGGCctttttttctcagagctgcaCAAATGTTTTCGGCGCGCTTTATTGCTTATAAGAACTGATAGCCGGTGTCcccggcgagccaatgaaaatgctagaaatctaACATCaatagttcagtttttaataaatacgTGTATATACATTCACTCTCTCCGGGCTTGTCATGGCCCCGCAATAACGGCCCGTTCCCAGTTGGCCCGATAGCTCAACcagtagagcactgcaccggcatcgcaaaGTTCAGCGTTGGAGTCCCATTTCCCGTTCGAGTCTGAATTTTTCAGTCCTCTCTCTCGCTACTGCTCATAACTGAGAGGATGATTGACACCAAAATTTTTTcgatctgcagttcaaatacatgaatttcatgtattcatcaTATGCTATACacttatttcaaaaaacgttgtcaaagagaacggcgaatggcagttgtcgaacggaaattgcacgaccgaaaggagctgtggtttccatatttggtatgcaaaaacagtgagttcttcgcgtggcgatAAACTGATACTGCCGTACGAACGGCCTACTGGCTCCGGCTTAACACCACCGTTAACCAGAAATTTGGAAATTTAGCGTTCCACTGTCCATTCACAAACGCCTAAGAAAAATGAAGCCTCTGCCACTGAATTCTGAAGAAtatggacaaaccatatgactcgccatcgaaggtcggcactatATGGAGCTGGCATCATGGAtgattatttcctattaatattcaatacccacatttcttttcagtcgtgcaatcgccgttcgacaatagctgttattacagttgagcccgcagacaaaatttcttttgtttacaactggatgcaaacgaggctaaggggtcaatacaatgggaaatgacccattagcctcgtttgtgtgtcaagaccgctggtaactgcaataacagctattgacaTTCGttgttctccccgacaacattttttgaaacagCTGTATACAGGAATTTGGCTCTTATGAACTTGCcttataccaaattttcgtacttTGCAAAATGAGCCACTGGCTAAAAATCTTATTGTAATCACTGCATCAAGTATTGACAACTTAATTTATTTTACTCCCTCTGTTCAATTATGCATGAAAACTGACTTAATGAATTATCATACAAAATAAATCAATGCTGTATTCATACCTCTGAGGGACCACTCATTATTTAAGTTTGAGGGTGGGGAGGGTGGTGGAGAAAATGTGGGGCCCTCAATTTCTTCTAGTACAACATGGGGGGGGGCTTGAAAAGTCAATAGCAGGATTAGGGGTAGGGTCTTCTTTAATAAAAGTAAGAAACTTTCATTCGCCATATTTTGGTATTATATTTGAAGGGGGTTCCTGACTTTTTTTAAACGATCGAAAAAATAAATGCTATCAGGTTGGAGTCAGGAAATCTTTTTGCATCAGAAACATTTTCTCCTCCACCTCCCATCTCCGACTATAAAAATGAGTGGTACCTAAATCATCACCATACACAAATAAAAACGTAACATCTGCgagaaaaatattaaagaatATGCCTCTGGTACAAGAAATACCACAATGTGCCAATGCGCATTGTACAGTGGTAATAATTACTATCATTACATCTCTCAGTTACTATgtgcgctgtgattggttgacttAGCAGTCTGTATTCTAAAGTATGGACCGCTTGACTTTGTGGCGTGCTTTCCAGctcaattcaatttccaagagatctCAGAAACATCTTAATAAAAAACGTGGTGCGTAACGTACAGTACGACCCTCAAACTCGGTTCATTATTGGTATTTAAGTACCAGCGAGGGCAGTTTTAAGTGCACCTTACCCCACAATATTTTGTATGCTTTAACCGTAAACTAAAGTGAATGACACTTTCtttgttcatttgttttacCGAACGTTGAGATTTTACATTCTTCAAACCTCAGGACAAAACAAACATCATTTGCGGGTTCAAGACTAAGCCAAGAGGAGCATGGGTTCGTTCCCATTGTCAACCTACTTCATATATGCATGTTCAGAAAGACTTTATGCCATGCAAATCACTAAGTGACGTCAAAACATCGGAATGTTCCATAACCCATGAAACATAATTTATTACACTTAGTTTTTGCTAGCTTTGAAGCTTTTACAAAGTCGTCAATTGGTCAAAAACCAGGGGAAAGGGGGGGAGGGGAAATATTTTTCGGTTTGGTTCACTTTAatgaataggccattttcgaatTACCTTTGGCTTCTTATCCAAAGCTTTTCAAGGCACAAACTTTTATAGATTGCACAACTGACGGTAACAACATCGGCTAAACTGGAGTTCCGTTGATGGGAATCCATCTTTTACGATCTTCTTTGAGTTTTTCAAGTTTAAGTTTTCGGAGTTCCTCCTCCGACGGTAGCAAAGGTGGAAGATCGTTTCCAACAAACTCTACAATTCCCATTTTGGCAGAGTCTATTTTCCGAGGGGggattttgtaaacttttgtGTATCCACCTTGCATGTCTTCGTAACGAGGCAAAAGATGTCCAAATACTTTGGGGATTagatcttttttcttttgaaaggaaaaagaagacaaaaatttaTGCATAAAAATCAGTGAAGTTAGTGGTACACAATGTTTTGATGTCTCTATGACAtcattttgaagtgaaaaaaaaaactttaaccTGTGTAATTCATTCAGCGTGGGGTGTtagaaataattaacaataacaacatagACATAATGTTGCACTTAAATTGTGTGTTCACCACATATGTTCAAAGAAGGTGGTCTCTTGCATTTAAATGGCACTTTTTCTGCCATGAACAAATGCAAAACTGTAGACCGTGATATGTTCACAAAAAAGAAGCCACGCCTTATCACACAATCAGACTCTACTTGCATGATGTCTAAACATTATGGATGAAATTTCAATATGTCAATATACTGGGCAAGTCTCAAAATACCCACAAAATATAACATGCAATCAGACCAATACCCAGACAACATAACATGCAATCAGACTCTATTTGCATGAAGTTCACACATTATGGATGAAATCTCATTGAGTCAACCTATTGTGCAAGCCTCAAATACCCAGACAATATCACAATTCATAACCCTAATCTTTTAAAGCACGATTCAAGAAAGAAAGGATGCTGTCATAGACTGCATTCATAAATGACTGGCAAGAAatcattcttttgtctttatgttGAATTTATCATCACTAGCCTTACTTTGAAGCGAaacttcttttgaattttgttcgtgctaacgaggcttgtgaggatgattagcataaaaacaaaagaataataattatttagctGTCATTaatgaatatggtctattatTCAATAATGCAGATAAGTGGTTGGGAAATCCGGTCCTACTTGTTCAAAGAGAGAATAGCAATATCCAGTAGATTCCTCAATAGGTTTTTTGGTAGTATTTATACATAGGACAGTGATTTATTGGCTGTATTAACCACATCTAAGCTTTGAACAACTCTGGCCTAACATTTAGCCCTGGCAACCTGATCCCTCCTACACTATTTTTAGTGATTAGGGTGATTACATAGAAACAGCAATGGGAAATTAAGGAGGGATTGTCATGGCCTAAATGGAGTACGAGTTCAAATGAAGGGCtttgggcaaaaacgtcctaactgacattttgggtttttttaatttgtgctcaaaagtggttgattttttgcatgtgacccaacattattgcagatgttaatttttggaaataaaaaacaaaccagccaaaaacattatagaacacttattttcttaataatgttgggtcacatgcaaaaaatcagccactctcgagcacaaatgaagaaaaacgcaaaatgtcagttaggacatttttgcccagagcccttcaaatGATCAGAGCAATTATATGGAACAGCAACAGGAAGTTAAGTAGAGATTTTGATCGCCTAAATCAAGTACTAGTTCAAGAATGATTGTGCTGATTTTAAGGACACAGGATCAGGTAGGAGGGATTGTGATTGTTTAAATGGACTACTATTTAAAATGATCGGGCAAtggacctctttagcttgtatcagaccacgtgatgctactcaagggaatagtttctttcaaatgttgtcttatgcacgtgcaaatgtacgcatgactaatgaaaaaaacaaaaggaaaattcccatgagggcatcacgtggtctgaaatggggaAACAAATGTACAAGCTTAAGAGGTCTTTTATCTGGAAACAGCAACAGGAAATTAAGGAGAGATCATGACTGCCTAGATACACCTTTTTCCcaaatggcagccaataaattattcttttgtttgcatgtaaATTAAcactctttgcctcattttcactctTCCATTTCAAGTGATCACGGCGCTTATATGGAAACATCAACACGAAGTTATAAGGAGGGATCGTGATCATCTACATGGAGTACTACTTCAAGCGATCGGGCCAATTATATGGAAACGGCATCGGGAAGTTGAGGAGAGATCTTGACCGCCAAAATGGAGCACTATTCCGAGCGATCGGGGCAATTACAAGAAAGCATTTCGAAGCAAAGCAACATGAACTTGTCCCCTCCCCTGTCATGCACAATAAAAtctcctaaaaaaaaacaataacacgACAAAAAGTGAACTTACCGTTATCCAGCTGTTGATAGTTTCTTCGTCACCTTGTTTAGCAAGATCTATCATCTAAGAAAAACAAACCAAGACGAAAGTGTAAAGgaaattataatttttaatACAGTACTTGTTTTCGTGGGTCATTGCAACTTACCCTTTCCGCTACTCGCGACAAATCGTGACATCTGTTAATCGTTGTTTCAATCCTTTCATATTGAACAAGAGCGGTGATAAGGTTCTTGTACAAacgctttcttttttctctgcTCTTTGGCTTAAATTTGAGCAAATTTTCCAGAACTCGAGTCCGCGTGGCTGCCATCTTGACAAGAGCACTGAACCCCAGTgtcttttcgtttttttctgtcattttaGCTCCTGGGATCTAGTGAGTTTCCTCATTCAAGATGGCGTCTATGTTGTGGAAAGTCGCGAGGGATGGGAcctttttaaaatatattttgcctAGCGTTAATATGATTCCTGTTCGCTATAAAACCCACAGGAAGTTTCcaacgaagaaaaaaataaatcctTTCGTGAAACCGCGCACGGATCTCATAAAGAAATTAGTACTTGCTCTTGTTCAACACGAACGAATCCAGACCACACATCGCAAAGCGCTGCAACTTAAGAAATACGGTGATCTGGTAAGTATGATTTGTTACCAATAACTATTTTGTACTCGTGAATGTAAGAATTTTGCCATTTTATAGAGTTTGATGGTGAGTTCATCCTTTTCAACTTTAGTTGTGACTGAGTAACCTGGTGTCTAAAAGAGGGAGAGGTTGCTAAATCTAACAATTTCTTGCTTagctttgaaaatacaaatacaattagtttctaaagaaattgtgttGCTGTGTCAGAGGGAGAGTGAAaccagttgataaaggttaaattaccaccatgaaagatttgtaaaagctgatgttttgaatTTTAGCCCTTTGTCATAGCATTACTAAACTTCCTTGATATTTAGAACCAAATTTAGATTTCATTCATTTCTTAGCTTAGAAATACAGTGTATCATTTTCATTCGTGTTCAATGCTGCAGCATAAAATAGAGATTCAGGCCGCTTTGTATAGGTGTCATACGGTGTCCCCTCTAGGCtttgaactttattttattataatcaTTTGGTTGCAGTTCTGCTTATACTTTGTGTTagagagacactttgtgacgtgtacatTATGTTGGGAATTTCATGTTGGTGTGTTGGGCAaccccataataataatttattatcattgtttCGGTATCTGTTTTTATTAGGACAAAAAGGCAATTTTAATGGTTCTCTGAATTTGCTGCAACTTTTCAGTTAAAATAGATTTGGGGATTGCATGAAAGGGACATACTTGGTAATCTTAAATCAGAGTCAAggaactttttgtttttgtggtaATCATTGCAACTGGCATCAGTTTTGAGTAGAAAttattatgaatttttttcatgccGATGAAGCTGGAGGGAAAGATTGgactgaaaacaagaaaattaattttattgttattggctaccatttgtgaataatttatgatctatttgtcaacattttcagaTTATCACATTGACCTTGCGTCGGCGTCCACCTCCAGACCTGGACATGATTGAAAATGGATTCATTCTCACAGAAGCAGaagcaaaggaaaaaatgaTCAAAACACGCATAGTAAACAGAAGAAGCAAAAAAGTGCTAATCTCCCCTCAAGTTCCAAATGAACAACAATATTTGGAGAGATGCAGGAAGGCAGCTTCTGATATGTTGCTTGGGGTGAGAGAGACTGCAAGATGTCTAACTTTTGGAGTTTGTGaccaaaaaaaatcatgttagttgtaaaattgtaattttttaaaatatgaAAAGCATCTCAAGAAGCATGATCTAGTTCAGAGTTAAAAAGGATACAAAAAAGAGATTAGCACGAGATTCTAAGATTCACAAATTTCAAGCAAAGTTACAGTTGTAAGAAAAACTTTTCCTCTGTGTTActtaaagttttcaaataatttttctttttttgcgacTGCTTTTGCTTTGTAACTACTTTgataaatcaaattttcaaaatcatcaTAAACACGTCATCATTCATGGCATTTTGACACTGCAAGTGccgtttttaattatttttttgttgtttctttcatAAAAACAAATATTAAGTAAAACTAAGTttcatttttctcaaatttacAGGATCAGGAAGCAGTGGAGAAACTTTACAGCACATTGAAGGAAAGATACAAAGACAAATATGgaaattttgtcaaaataaCAACTATACCAAACCCTCCTAGATCCACATTCCCTAACATGGCTTACGTTGAACTCAGAGACAAC
Above is a genomic segment from Acropora muricata isolate sample 2 chromosome 1, ASM3666990v1, whole genome shotgun sequence containing:
- the LOC136909258 gene encoding large ribosomal subunit protein bL17-like isoform X2, with translation MAATRTRVLENLLKFKPKSREKRKRLYKNLITALVQYERIETTINRCHDLSRVAERMIDLAKQGDEETINSWITKKDLIPKVFGHLLPRYEDMQGGYTKVYKIPPRKIDSAKMGIVEFVGNDLPPLLPSEEELRKLKLEKLKEDRKRWIPINGTPV
- the LOC136909275 gene encoding uncharacterized protein, with protein sequence MASMLWKVARDGTFLKYILPSVNMIPVRYKTHRKFPTKKKINPFVKPRTDLIKKLVLALVQHERIQTTHRKALQLKKYGDLIITLTLRRRPPPDLDMIENGFILTEAEAKEKMIKTRIVNRRSKKVLISPQVPNEQQYLERCRKAASDMLLGDQEAVEKLYSTLKERYKDKYGNFVKITTIPNPPRSTFPNMAYVELRDNSLPPLPKLPVVHNGRWVVYGSQDDRDDGNAVVQSQQ